One window of the Diachasmimorpha longicaudata isolate KC_UGA_2023 chromosome 9, iyDiaLong2, whole genome shotgun sequence genome contains the following:
- the LOC135165960 gene encoding uncharacterized protein LOC135165960 isoform X1, with translation MSGNANKNFPKNVIHIYDGDRFEDLEIENSEDVLRGIDNILENFEIKILNPLRSDKKLLVLDVDYTLTCYEGTPRDFLDDMMKIVYENYDIVLWSAMTGEFTETRIKSLELLGNPNYKIAFCLERDCMVPVFSWKFDDYIYVKALDLIWKKFPRYSIKNTIIFDDNWRNYALNRTAGLSTTRHRESSSPNGRTELLRVAEYLTLVSKLINLDIFDHNQWMSNQVLIGKQNIKSFERATTIEDEVAMSSLSSDPHITLHLLSSSPIPELPYHGREGPPGHRLSKTLTFVEKDKLKNEIELLDLVSPELYASEMTRNAEKWDVEVLSPLRDGKKLLILDLGYTLCDPDVPSFPSLKARRPHLSQLLTRVYRHYDIVIWSDMTREDSSEALREMGIINDENYKIAFHLSFEEMMTVTTSQSGSVHLKPVEFVWKKFPEFSAKNTVIIDDNKWYFALNYQSGCEVMPYKARNEDLDVELEFLASYLEWIAFFDNFQNLNHKNWRCPRNVVIGNKKIVDQKRRVDIEWHLNKLKFVNVPEDVTVGELKYFIHDTIGVPVARQVLLFNVPVGFKYEGGRVLEADVGSPETLAWKKLLEKNRWNVGYEEAGGKALPRELLNVGRLIDHVPLQIAVHVFRRRQESLSDPFTNSQYGILVT, from the exons ATGAGTGGGAacgcaaataaaaattttcccaagAATGTGATTCACATTTACGACGGAGACCGATTCGAGGACCTGGAGATTGAAAATTCCGAAGATGTTTTACGCGGAATCGACAACATTCTGGAGAACTTCgagataaaaattctgaacCCTCTGAGGAGTGACAAAAAGCTTCTTGTTCTCGACGTGGATTACACCCTCACCTGTTACGAGGGAACTCCTCGGGATTTCTTAGACGACATGATGAAAATTGTCTACGAGAACTACGACATCGTCCTGTGGTCAGCCATGACCGGGGAATTCACGGAAACCAGAATCAAATCCTTGGAACTCCTCGGAAATCCGAATTACAAAATTGCGTTCTGTCTCGAGAGAGACTGCATGGTTCCCGTCTTCAGTTGGAAATTCGATGACTACATATACGTAAAGGCTCTGGACTTGATCTGGAAGAAGTTCCCGAGGTATTCCATCAAGAATACGATAATATTCGACGACAATTGGAGGAATTACGCCCTGAACAGGACGGCGGGACTGAGTACGACGAGGCATCGCGAGAGTTCCAGTCCGAATGGCAGAACTGAATTATTGAGAGTCGCTGAATATCTGACTTTGGTTTCGAAGCTTATCAACCTGGATATCTTCGATCATAACCAGTGGATGTCCAACCAAGTTCTGATAGGCAAGCAGAACATCAAATCGTTTGAAAGAG CGACCACAATTGAAGATGAGGTGGCCATGAGTTCTCTTTCATCCGACCCCCACATAACCCTCCACCTCCTCTCCTCATCCCCAATCCCTGAGCTGCCCTACCATGGAAGAGAGGGCCCACCGGGTCACAGGCTCAGCAAAACCCTGACGTTCGTCGAGAAAGACAAGCTGAAAAACGAAATTGAACTCCTGGACCTCGTGAGCCCGGAACTCTACGCCTCCGAGATGACGAGAAATGCAGAAAAATGGGACGTTGAAGTGCTGAGCCCCCTGAGGGACGGCAAGAAGCTCCTGATCCTCGATCTCGGGTACACCCTCTGCGATCCCGACGTCCCGTCATTCCCCTCCCTCAAAGCGAGACGTCCGCATCTGTCCCAGCTGCTGACCCGAGTGTATCGTCACTATGACATCGTCATCTGGTCCGACATGACCCGCGAGGATTCGTCGGAGGCTCTCCGAGAGATGGGGATCATCAACGACGAAAATTACAAAATAGCTTTTCACCTGTCCTTCGAAGAGATGATGACAGTGACAACCTCTCAGTCGGGTTCTGTTCACTTGAAACCTGTGGAGTTCgtctggaaaaaattcccggagttTTCGGCGAAAAATACAGTTATAATCGACGACAACAAGTGGTACTTCGCCCTGAACTATCAGTCCGGGTGCGAGGTGATGCCCTACAAAGCGAGGAATGAAGATTTGGACGTGGAGCTGGAGTTCCTGGCGAGTTATCTGGAATGGATAGCGTTCTTCGATAATTTTCAGAATCTCAATCACAAGAACTGGAGGTGCCCCAGGAATGTGGTGatagggaataaaaaaattgtcgatcAGAAACGAAGAGTTGATATCGAATGGCACCTCAACAAGCTGAAGTTCGTGAATGTTCCTGAGGACGTGACAGTCGGGGAACTGAAGTATTTTATTCATGATACCATTGGAGTTCCAGTCGCCCGACAGGTTCTCCTGTTCAATGTTCCTGTGGGGTTTAAGTACGAGGGTGGACGGGTTCTAGAGGCAGATGTGGGAAGTCCTGAGACTCTTGCGTGGAAGAAACTCTTGGAGAAAAATCGCTGGAACGTGGGATACGAAGAGGCGGGGGGGAAAGCACTTCCCAGAG agCTCCTGAATGTCGGTCGCCTGATAGATCATGTTCCTTTGCAGATAGCTGTCCACGTGTTCAGAAGAAGACAAGAAAGTCTTTCTGATCCATTCACGAATAGTCAGTATGGAATTCTTGTGACATAA
- the LOC135165968 gene encoding phospholipase B1, membrane-associated-like, with translation MSRLPLAGIFLLVCCGQLVTTQRSFLDMPLGVQLVRAVRNWMADSIGSTGDKNGDLYWAVQKQGKVQDPVPENVPFPCNITAGRSESVPTSVDRLRPGDIDVIGAMGDSLTAGFGAFGSDMKTIFIENRGVTSLGGGQGTWRDTLTIPNILKAFNPKLFGYCRKDAWNHEPAAEFNVAESASMSRDMPFMAEILIKRMKNDPRVDIKNHWKLVSLFNGANDFCSDMCWNPSPQDTVKNHKTDLIKVLRTLRDNLPRTLVSIVSAPHIRPVKEQKGRSRLCKLTFVAECSCLTGRQWRDQLQEFYDIMFSFQRVDDEVAAYPEFHREDFSVVVQPLFTDYAWPTVANGNADFRYMSADCFHFSQLGNARMTYSLWRNMLEPVGKKSRFWTDIGVLPCPTEERPYIATMGNS, from the exons ATGTCGAGACTTCCGCTGGCCGGGATCTTCCTCTTAGTCTGCTGCGGTCAGCTTGTAACAACTCAGAGATCATTTTTAGATATGCCTCTCGGTGTCCAGCTGGTTCGGGCTGTCAGAAATTGGATGGCCGATTCAATTG GTAGCACTGGCGATAAAAATGGCGATCTGTACTGGGCGGTTCAGAAACAGGGGAAGGTGCAGGATCCCGTTCCGGAAAACGTTCCGTTCCCCTGCAATATAACCG CCGGTCGCTCGGAGAGCGTACCGACGTCGGTCGACAGGTTGAGACCGGGGGACATCGACGTAATCGGGGCGATGGGGGACTCTCTAACCGCGGGATTTGGAGCTTTTGGTTCAGACatgaaaacaatattcattgaaaatcgaGGGGTGACCTCCCTCGGGGGTGGACAAGGGACCTGGAGGGACACTCTGACTATTCCCAATATTCTGAAAGCCTTCAATCCGAAGCTCTTCGGGTATTGCAGGAAGGACGCCTGGAATCACGAACCAGCAGCGGAGTTCAATGTTGCTGAGAGTGCCTCCATGTCCAGGGATATGCCCTTCATGGCGGAGATTTTGATCAAGAGAATGAAGAATGACCCCAGGGttgatataaaaaatcattggaaa CTCGTGAGCCTCTTCAACGGCGCAAATGACTTCTGCTCGGACATGTGCTGGAATCCCTCACCTCAGGATACCGTAAAAAATCACAAGACAGATTTGATAAAAGTCCTGAGAACGCTCAGGGATAATTTACCGAGAACTCTAGTGTCAATTGTATCAGCTCCTCATATCAGGCCCGTGAAAGAGCAAAAGGGGCGGTCGAGGCTTTGCAAGCTGACATTTGTAGCTGAGTGTTCGTGCCTGACGGGCCGGCAGTGGAGGGATcagctccaggaattttacgATATCATGTTCAG CTTTCAACGAGTCGATGACGAGGTAGCAGCTTACCCCGAATTCCACCGAGAAGATTTTTCGGTGGTTGTCCAACCCCTTTTCACCGACTACGCCTGGCCGACAGTAGCTAACGGAAACGCCGATTTCCGGTACATGTCGGCGGATTGTTTCCACTTCAGTCAGCTGGGAAACGCGAGAA TGACTTACTCCCTCTGGAGAAATATGCTGGAGCCAGTGGGAAAGAAAAGTCGCTTCTGGACGGATATTGGGGTCTTACCTTGTCCCACGGAAGAGCGACCCTATATCGCAACCATGGGGAACAGCTGA
- the LOC135165972 gene encoding chymotrypsin-2-like translates to MKTLLAFACLVASSYAHILPENSDPSRIVNGVDVGVGEIPYQVSLQQKGNSFHFCGGSILNKKYVITAAHCVKGTSAASIKVVSATVKLSEPVTTHLVEKIIVHEKYDASDSWKNDIALLRVKGNFVVSSTLNFVPMPSPGMAVPADSPAIVSGWGNLRQGGPSPNHLQKAKILIADQKYCKKRYAPGNTVHDTHICAHDPVEETGSCNGDSGGPLTVRGKLVGLVSWAMGCAMTNYPTVYTRVPEFLDWIQEHAV, encoded by the exons ATGAAGACACTTTTAGCATTTGCCTGTTTGGTTGCATCTTCTTATG CACATATTTTACCGGAGAATTCGGACCCGTCTCGTATTGTTAATGGGGTGGATGTTGGAGTGGGAGAAATTCCCTATCAG GTATCTCTCCAGCAAAAAGGAAATAGCTTTCACTTCTGTGGGGGTTCCatcctcaataaaaaatacgtcaTCACAGCCGCGCACTGTGTTAAAGG GACATCTGCCGCTTCGATCAAAGTGGTCTCGGCGACAGTGAAACTATCGGAGCCAGTGACAACTCATTTGGTTGAGAAAATCATAGTTCACGAGAAATATGACGCCTCTGACTCCTGGAAGAATGATATTGCCCTCCTCAGG GTGAAGGGGAACTTCGTCGTGTCTTCGACCCTGAACTTCGTTCCAATGCCGAGCCCGGGGATGGCGGTTCCTGCGGATTCACCTGCCATCGTATCAGGCTGGGGAAATCTGAGG CAAGGAGGACCCAGCCCCAATCACCTCCAGAAGGCGAAAATTCTGATTGCTGATCAGAAGTACTGCAAGAAGCGATATGCCCCAGGAAATACTGTTCACGATACTCACATTTGCGCTCATGACCCAGTGGAAGAAACAGGTTCATGCAAC GGGGACTCTGGTGGTCCACTGACGGTGAGAGGCAAACTGGTCGGTCTCGTATCATGGGCCATGGGCTGCGCCATGACGAACTACCCAACAGTCTACACCAGAGTTCCAGAGTTCCTTGATTGGATACAGGAGCACGCTGTCTAG
- the LOC135165963 gene encoding gastrula zinc finger protein XlCGF57.1-like: MDLNTGENVCRLCANHGSQYYPIFGSTTSPIAGKINNCLPIEIREDDRLPSHICPGCLEALNISDRLRAQSLIADELLRQQLSIVLIDKIKQEKDVEVDDESQSMDTTERLFCGICDINFSGTTEFDDHMKSSHSSQWICNLCHEDCKTSEDLLRHKYKDHYDSIDQNKEAELDLPKDDVQQSPKIVEQSQEPEDSDGSADVSDHYVVVNEPIEIKEEILDNSRFVFALQSPQRKNILCTICGVTISNEKLMSLHDKMHEPRLITCPTCFREFPSAYDLLTHKQKVHRVFIHQKMKWFCENCERFTASVQFLRRHKLCRKIKLQCKYCSLQFFKKTELQIHQKKNHYEDVMKDPESEKFECETCGKSYVEKSYYNSHVRKHQAKHEGRYTCPTCERKFSTAAVLKCHIEVMHEKQPKYVCDICFKSFCGSRNLQEHRKRHVSQTCQECGEKFENTRVLATHLLKQHNISVPSAGKYACKICGKKFLKMRLLKDHKNTHTGTRPHVCETCQKTFRTYAARWAHEQRHKNGGFICDYCKHNFTDKNNLRRHISCHLPPEEWRYECEICNRKMQRLSHLQRHLERHKTTHPYRCNICEFRFPSKGSMTSHKNQTHSEILSINCK, from the exons atggatcTCAACACCGGCGAAAATGTGTGTAGGTTATGTGCCAATCATGGCAGTCAATACTATCCCATTTTCGGTTCGACAACTTCCCCGATAGCAGGgaaaatcaacaattgtttACCAATAGAG ATAAGAGAAGACGACAGACTTCCATCGCACATTTGCCCCGGATGCCTGGAGGCTCTGAATATAAGTGACAGACTCAGAGCCCAATCTCTGATAGCTGATGAGCTACTCAGGCAGCAGTTGAGTATAGTCCtgattgataaaataaaacagGAGAAAGATGTGGAGGTGGATGATGAATCCCAGTCGATGGACACGACTGAACGATTGTTTTGTGGAATAtgtgatattaatttttctggtACGACTGAGTTCGATGACCATATGAAGTCATCGCACTCTTCGCAATGGATTTGTAATCTCTGTCATGAAGATTGCAAGACATCAGAGGATCTCCTCCGACATAAATATAAAGATCATTACGACAGTATTGATCAGAATAAAGAGGCGGAACTTGATCTTCCCAAAGATGATGTCCAACAGTCTCCAAAGATTGTTGAGCAGTCCCAGGAGCCTGAGGATTCCGATGGTTCAGCAGACGTCTCAGATCACTACGTTGTGGTGAATGAGCCCATCGAAATTAAAGAGGAAATTCTGGACAATTCTCGCTTTGTATTCGCTCTGCAATCCCCTCagcgaaaaaatattctctgcaCCATATGTGGCGTGACAATTTCCAATGAGAAGTTGATGTCCCTCCACGATAAAATGCACGAACCCCGACTCATCACTTGCCCCACCTGCTTTCGAGAATTTCCTTCTGCCTACGATCTTCTCACTCACAAGCAGAAGGTGCACAGGGTCTTCATCCATCAGAAGATGAAGTGGTTTTGCGAGAATTGCGAGAGGTTTACAGCCAGTGTTCAGTTCCTCAGGCGACACAAGCTCTGCAGGAAGATCAAGCTGCAGTGCAAGTACTGCAGCCTGCAGTTCTTCAAAAAAACCGAGCTGCAGATTCACcagaagaaaaatcattacGAAGATGTGATGAAGGATCCGGAGTCGGAGAAGTTTGAATGCGAGACGTGTGGAAAGAGTTACGTGGAGAAGTCTTACTACAATTCCCACGTGAGGAAACATCAAGCTAAGCATGAAGGAAGATACACGTGTCCAACGTGCGAGAGAAAATTCTCAACAGCTGCAGTATTAAAGTGTCATATCGAAGTTATGCATGAGAAACAGCCGAAATATGTATGTGATATTTGCTTCAAAAGCTTCTGTGGCTCGAGGAATCTGCAAGAGCACCGGAAGAGGCACGTGAGCCAGACGTGTCAAGAGTGtggtgaaaaatttgaaaatactcGAGTACTAGCTACACATTTACTGAAACAGCACAACATATCTGTCCCTTCTGCTGGGAAATATGCGTGTAAGATATGTGGAAAGAAGTTCTTGAAGATGAGGCTCTTGAAGGATCACAAGAATACTCACACTGGGACGAGGCCACATGTTTGCGAAACGTGTCAAAAAACATTCAGGACCTATGCGGCACGTTGGGCACACGAGCAGAGGCACAAGAATGGAGGTTTCATATGTGATTATTGCAAGCATAATTTCACTGATAAAAATAACCTGAGGCGACACATTTCCTGTCACCTGCCCCCTGAAGAGTGGCGATATGAATGTGAAATATGTAACAGGAAAATGCAGAGGCTGTCACACCTCCAACGGCACTTAGAGAGACACAAAACGACTCACCCGTACCGATGCAACATATGTGAATTTAGATTCCCCAGTAAAGGATCCATGACTTCACATAAAAATCAAACACACAGTGAGATACTCAGtattaattgtaaataa
- the LOC135165964 gene encoding zinc finger protein 93-like encodes MDSTVVETTCRLCADRGNNNYAIFTSDSYSIADKINNCLPIVISPDDGLPSHICPPCLNDLNISHSLRQRCLQTDGILRQQMTVVMIDGIKQEKNFEAENEETDGDPSDSLFCGICEANFPDINTFDKHMEQYHASEWICNLCQADFQTSEELLQHKYTNHYDSTDNLEMRHVDSDVSEDQSDNEESIDIKEEDVALNCRKILEKEKPVACDICGVMIETENYMALHVKFHQPRSMYCSTCDRLYQSPYELFLHKQNVHKGFVNQKMKWFCENCERFSSNPRFLKKHENCGKAKFKCKYCQEEFTKQKQFLRHQSKNHYDKMFTDPDVIKFKCPTCEKLFIERSSYSCHVRQHRLRVERKYGCEECDASFLSSTQLKGHMEDIHVRRRDYKCNSCGKAFTSSRSLKAHEIRHISQTCRECGEQFENTRILQKHLLEIHSITTPATGKHSCKECGKKFPKLRLLQDHKNIHSGKRPHVCDICKETFRTYAARWSHVQKHKNGGFYCDYCQRKFSTKGHVRRHLVCHLPPEDWKYECEICHQRFQRKSHLDTHAKKHNDTRPYQCDMCDARFLKDKFLLQHKKRRHNEPPPKRIRIKVYPQNLL; translated from the exons ATGGATTCAACTGTTGTTGAAACTACGTGCAGATTGTGCGCTGATcgtggaaataataattatgcaattttcaCGTCTGATTCGTATTCCATCGctgataaaatcaataattgtttGCCAATAGTG ATAAGTCCAGATGACGGTTTGCCATCGCACATTTGCCCTCCCTGTCTGAACGACCTGAACATCTCGCACAGTCTCCGGCAGAGATGTCTCCAGACGGACGGAATATTGCGACAGCAAATGACAGTTGTCATGATCGATGGAATCAAACAGGAGAAAAATTTCGAGGCTGAGAACGAGGAGACAGACGGTGATCCGTCTGACTCCCTTTTCTGCGGCATCTGCGAAGCCAATTTCCCCGATATAAACACCTTCGACAAGCACATGGAGCAGTACCATGCCTCCGAGTGGATCTGCAACCTGTGTCAGGCGGATTTCCAAACGTCGGAGGAATTGCTGCAGCACAAGTACACAAATCACTACGATAGCACGGATAATCTGGAGATGAGGCACGTGGATTCCGATGTCTCCGAGGATCAGTCGGACAACGAGGAGTCTATTGACATCAAGGAGGAGGACGTAGCATTAAATTGTCGGAAAATTCTGGAGAAAGAAAAACCCGTGGCCTGCGATATCTGCGGCGTGATGATTGAGACAGAGAATTATATGGCTCTGCATGTAAAATTTCACCAGCCACGCTCCATGTACTGCTCCACATGCGATCGCCTGTACCAATCGCCGTACGAGCTCTTTCTTCACAAGCAGAACGTCCACAAGGGCTTCGTCAATCAGAAAATGAAGTGGTTCTGCGAGAACTGCGAGAGATTCAGCTCAAATcccagatttttaaaaaaacatgaaaactgcGGAAAGGCCAAGTTCAAGTGTAAATACTGCCAGGAGGAGTTCACGAAGCAAAAGCAATTTTTGAGACATCAGAGCAAAAATCATTACGACAAGATGTTCACTGATCCTGATGTGATCAAGTTCAAATGCCCGACCTGTGAGAAGCTCTTCATTGAGAGGAGCTCCTACAGTTGTCATGTCAGGCAACATCGGTTGAGGGTCGAGAGGAAATATGGTTGCGAGGAGTGCGATGCGAGTTTTTTGAGCTCCACGCAGCTCAAGGGCCACATGGAGGACATACACGTGAGACGGAGGGACTACAAGTGCAATAGCTGTGGAAAAGCGTTCACTAGCAGTCGGAGTCTGAAAGCCCACGAGATAAGACACATAAGTCAGACGTGTCGAGAGTGCGGAGAACAATTTGAAAATACTCGAATCCTCCAGAAGCACCTGCTGGAAATCCACAGTATCACCACCCCCGCGACGGGGAAGCACAGCTGCAAAGAATgtgggaaaaaatttccaaagctGAGGCTCCTGCAGGATCACAAGAATATTCATTCTGGAAAACGGCCCCATGTTTGTGATATTTGTAAAGAGACCTTCAGGACTTACGCCGCGAGATGgtcgcatgtgcagaagcatAAAAATGGAGGATTTTACTGCGATTACTGTCAACGAAAGTTTTCAACAAAAGGTCACGTTCGTCGTCACTTGGTCTGTCATCTACCTCCCGAGGACTGGAAGTACGAGTGTGAAATCTGCCACCAGAGATTCCAGAGGAAATCCCACTTAGACACTCACGCGAAAAAACACAACGACACTCGTCCCTATCAGTGCGACATGTGTGACGCTAGATTTCTCAAAGATAAATTTCTTTTGCAGCACAAAAAACGACGGCACAACGAGCCTCCGCCGAAGAGGATTCGAATCAAAGTTTACCCCCAAAATTTATTGTAA
- the LOC135165960 gene encoding uncharacterized protein LOC135165960 isoform X2, translating to MSGNANKNFPKNVIHIYDGDRFEDLEIENSEDVLRGIDNILENFEIKILNPLRSDKKLLVLDVDYTLTCYEGTPRDFLDDMMKIVYENYDIVLWSAMTGEFTETRIKSLELLGNPNYKIAFCLERDCMVPVFSWKFDDYIYVKALDLIWKKFPRYSIKNTIIFDDNWRNYALNRTAGLSTTRHRESSSPNGRTELLRVAEYLTLVSKLINLDIFDHNQWMSNQVLIGKQNIKSFERATTIEDEVAMSSLSSDPHITLHLLSSSPIPELPYHGREGPPGHRLSKTLTFVEKDKLKNEIELLDLVSPELYASEMTRNAEKWDVEVLSPLRDGKKLLILDLGYTLCDPDVPSFPSLKARRPHLSQLLTRVYRHYDIVIWSDMTREDSSEALREMGIINDENYKIAFHLSFEEMMTVTTSQSGSVHLKPVEFVWKKFPEFSAKNTVIIDDNKWYFALNYQSGCEVMPYKARNEDLDVELEFLASYLEWIAFFDNFQNLNHKNWRCPRNVVIGNKKIVDQKRRVDIEWHLNKLKFVNVPEDVTVGELKYFIHDTIGVPVARQVLLFNVPVGFKYEGGRVLEADVGSPETLAWKKLLEKNRWNVGYEEAGGKALPRDSCPRVQKKTRKSF from the exons ATGAGTGGGAacgcaaataaaaattttcccaagAATGTGATTCACATTTACGACGGAGACCGATTCGAGGACCTGGAGATTGAAAATTCCGAAGATGTTTTACGCGGAATCGACAACATTCTGGAGAACTTCgagataaaaattctgaacCCTCTGAGGAGTGACAAAAAGCTTCTTGTTCTCGACGTGGATTACACCCTCACCTGTTACGAGGGAACTCCTCGGGATTTCTTAGACGACATGATGAAAATTGTCTACGAGAACTACGACATCGTCCTGTGGTCAGCCATGACCGGGGAATTCACGGAAACCAGAATCAAATCCTTGGAACTCCTCGGAAATCCGAATTACAAAATTGCGTTCTGTCTCGAGAGAGACTGCATGGTTCCCGTCTTCAGTTGGAAATTCGATGACTACATATACGTAAAGGCTCTGGACTTGATCTGGAAGAAGTTCCCGAGGTATTCCATCAAGAATACGATAATATTCGACGACAATTGGAGGAATTACGCCCTGAACAGGACGGCGGGACTGAGTACGACGAGGCATCGCGAGAGTTCCAGTCCGAATGGCAGAACTGAATTATTGAGAGTCGCTGAATATCTGACTTTGGTTTCGAAGCTTATCAACCTGGATATCTTCGATCATAACCAGTGGATGTCCAACCAAGTTCTGATAGGCAAGCAGAACATCAAATCGTTTGAAAGAG CGACCACAATTGAAGATGAGGTGGCCATGAGTTCTCTTTCATCCGACCCCCACATAACCCTCCACCTCCTCTCCTCATCCCCAATCCCTGAGCTGCCCTACCATGGAAGAGAGGGCCCACCGGGTCACAGGCTCAGCAAAACCCTGACGTTCGTCGAGAAAGACAAGCTGAAAAACGAAATTGAACTCCTGGACCTCGTGAGCCCGGAACTCTACGCCTCCGAGATGACGAGAAATGCAGAAAAATGGGACGTTGAAGTGCTGAGCCCCCTGAGGGACGGCAAGAAGCTCCTGATCCTCGATCTCGGGTACACCCTCTGCGATCCCGACGTCCCGTCATTCCCCTCCCTCAAAGCGAGACGTCCGCATCTGTCCCAGCTGCTGACCCGAGTGTATCGTCACTATGACATCGTCATCTGGTCCGACATGACCCGCGAGGATTCGTCGGAGGCTCTCCGAGAGATGGGGATCATCAACGACGAAAATTACAAAATAGCTTTTCACCTGTCCTTCGAAGAGATGATGACAGTGACAACCTCTCAGTCGGGTTCTGTTCACTTGAAACCTGTGGAGTTCgtctggaaaaaattcccggagttTTCGGCGAAAAATACAGTTATAATCGACGACAACAAGTGGTACTTCGCCCTGAACTATCAGTCCGGGTGCGAGGTGATGCCCTACAAAGCGAGGAATGAAGATTTGGACGTGGAGCTGGAGTTCCTGGCGAGTTATCTGGAATGGATAGCGTTCTTCGATAATTTTCAGAATCTCAATCACAAGAACTGGAGGTGCCCCAGGAATGTGGTGatagggaataaaaaaattgtcgatcAGAAACGAAGAGTTGATATCGAATGGCACCTCAACAAGCTGAAGTTCGTGAATGTTCCTGAGGACGTGACAGTCGGGGAACTGAAGTATTTTATTCATGATACCATTGGAGTTCCAGTCGCCCGACAGGTTCTCCTGTTCAATGTTCCTGTGGGGTTTAAGTACGAGGGTGGACGGGTTCTAGAGGCAGATGTGGGAAGTCCTGAGACTCTTGCGTGGAAGAAACTCTTGGAGAAAAATCGCTGGAACGTGGGATACGAAGAGGCGGGGGGGAAAGCACTTCCCAGAG ATAGCTGTCCACGTGTTCAGAAGAAGACAAGAAAGTCTTTCTGA